A genomic region of bacterium contains the following coding sequences:
- a CDS encoding AraC family transcriptional regulator: protein MRPFPETFHRFLHYKPFHGIIHYYVDLSVFLITSGQATGAPQVWWSLNRRKGVSNLFTLEVRYQGSRTRDRYTRAHLLKAGRAGRTVVGERNGFKDLFVPILKKGRVLGFLQAGAYSDHETTFEDLVRCWKAISGRGYSPDLPELRSFAQGFLEIPILDGALGPALAESLELFAKLLAEEGEPDAVGERLLQLQNDVFSKGLPHSYWLDWALGRPTNESVPAWGRSMETWDWTQNEIGLTRVPTTALAVIPQRTSGDRLDRTAEAFRIRRFQRRSFQFARNIPQTVGGKLEDYGAVFVTSADPRGPRLMQKRTLEETARKIRDFAVREWGGPVLVGVGDPVAPGEPLHASFRQAVFALHLGHEEGSDIIFHGPGPEKKDLGGFDSLRVSLDRLEEAFQRAAFSELAVLKDRFLRQAIETSFQNPGEIQWHLQYALDRLGVGVAERMDLSARDSSRLRERLSRPLALAASFQEMLLAFQGGLESLEREVEGKAGEGDLSLEAAREFIDKHFKEVLPIGRLAKKAGCSVPTFSRRFKRSTGLGLGDYLQRKRLAESKRLLRTTRLPVLRVAKDCGFRSVPYFIQLFKARFGKTPQEFRKSPDPG from the coding sequence ATGCGGCCTTTCCCCGAGACCTTCCACCGCTTCCTCCATTACAAGCCCTTCCACGGCATCATCCACTATTACGTGGACCTGAGCGTTTTCCTCATCACCTCAGGGCAGGCGACCGGGGCACCGCAGGTCTGGTGGTCCCTCAACCGCCGCAAAGGGGTTTCCAACCTTTTCACCCTGGAGGTCCGGTACCAAGGTTCCCGGACCCGGGACCGTTACACCCGGGCCCATCTGCTCAAAGCCGGAAGAGCCGGGAGGACGGTCGTGGGGGAGCGCAACGGGTTCAAGGACCTTTTTGTGCCCATCCTCAAGAAGGGAAGGGTCCTGGGGTTCCTTCAAGCGGGAGCCTATTCGGACCATGAGACGACTTTTGAGGACCTGGTCCGTTGTTGGAAAGCCATCAGCGGTCGAGGTTATTCCCCGGACCTGCCCGAGCTACGGTCCTTCGCACAAGGTTTCCTGGAGATCCCCATTTTGGACGGCGCTTTGGGGCCCGCCTTGGCCGAATCCCTGGAACTTTTCGCCAAACTTTTAGCGGAGGAAGGCGAGCCCGATGCGGTGGGCGAACGGCTCCTCCAACTCCAGAACGACGTCTTCTCCAAGGGGCTTCCCCATAGTTATTGGTTGGATTGGGCGCTTGGGCGTCCGACCAACGAATCCGTCCCGGCTTGGGGTCGTTCCATGGAGACCTGGGATTGGACCCAGAATGAGATCGGGTTGACGCGGGTCCCCACCACCGCCTTGGCGGTCATCCCCCAAAGGACGAGCGGCGACCGTCTGGACCGTACGGCGGAGGCTTTCCGGATCCGGCGTTTCCAAAGGCGCAGTTTCCAGTTCGCCCGGAACATCCCCCAGACCGTGGGCGGGAAGCTCGAGGATTACGGCGCGGTCTTCGTCACCTCGGCGGACCCGCGCGGCCCCCGGCTGATGCAGAAGAGGACCCTCGAAGAGACGGCCCGGAAGATCCGGGACTTCGCGGTGCGTGAATGGGGAGGGCCGGTGCTGGTCGGGGTCGGGGATCCGGTGGCCCCCGGAGAACCCCTGCACGCTTCCTTCCGACAGGCCGTTTTCGCCCTCCATTTGGGCCATGAAGAAGGTTCCGACATCATCTTCCATGGGCCCGGGCCGGAGAAAAAGGACCTGGGCGGTTTCGACAGCCTGCGGGTCTCCCTGGACCGATTGGAGGAGGCTTTTCAGCGGGCCGCCTTCTCCGAACTGGCGGTGCTGAAGGACCGGTTCCTGCGGCAGGCGATCGAGACCTCCTTCCAGAACCCCGGCGAGATCCAATGGCATCTGCAATATGCCTTGGACCGGTTGGGAGTGGGGGTGGCCGAGCGAATGGACCTGTCGGCGCGCGATTCGAGCCGACTGCGGGAAAGACTATCGCGGCCCCTGGCGTTGGCGGCTTCTTTCCAGGAAATGCTCCTGGCTTTCCAAGGCGGACTGGAATCCCTCGAGCGAGAGGTGGAAGGGAAGGCGGGCGAGGGGGACCTTTCCCTGGAAGCGGCGCGGGAATTCATCGACAAGCATTTCAAGGAGGTCCTTCCCATCGGTCGATTGGCCAAAAAGGCCGGATGTTCCGTGCCGACCTTCAGCCGTCGTTTCAAGCGATCCACCGGATTGGGTCTGGGGGATTACTTGCAACGAAAGCGCCTCGCCGAATCCAAACGGCTTTTGCGGACGACCCGTCTTCCCGTCCTGCGGGTCGCGAAGGACTGCGGATTCCGTTCCGTACCCTACTTCATCCAGCTTTTCAAAGCGCGGTTCGGCAAGACCCCCCAGGAATTCCGCAAAAGTCCCGATCCGGGTTGA
- a CDS encoding RlpA-like double-psi beta-barrel domain-containing protein, which translates to MSCGFLLVLGSAQAQMNFSTLKYCPADPPTSFSGHATYYTLCCTFACSYASQAIGQYYCAASSAGANNLWSSSGSCGACIQANYAAGGTSVIVQVVDSCPTCSGPDDLDLSQTAFSALANTSLGNISITWHFVECPLSILNANASSGGKVTYFYKDGETSGIFFEDYLFPIISVVTGKGESLTHSADNRWQSSSGYFGYSANAVMPVTITDARGNKLNASVTLTTGTGSCAGALNPCYSSVIAGGAYASTGQQFPGCVAAPTNTPTNSPTKTNTPTTTATFTPTKTHTPTASMTPSFTPTSTATRTHSPTSTATGTPSATPTRTASATGTSTPTNTGTSTFTRTSTPSGTPTSTVTSTPSRTPMATASSTSTFTPTRTNTASATPTATGANTATFTSTATVSMTPTATPTATPSATPTRTASPTVSSTPTATGANTATFTSTPTNTASRTPTASATYTGTSTPSSTNTPSSTATPTGANSATFTSTPTRTATGTATASATSTLSATASMTPTASLTATPSATPTKSSTFTATFTSTPTATNANTATPTSTSTWTGTFTWTATPTRTFTATPTATFTGTFTFTATPTDTPTTTFTPTKTFTPTPTVGREGRPILYPNPATGPTVALYPPYFSGAKDMKIQVFTSAFRKVREDDHPNPMPGVAVTLELKDRMGVPLADGLYYVLCDLDGRRTLAKLLILR; encoded by the coding sequence TTGTCCTGCGGCTTCCTTTTGGTTCTTGGGAGCGCCCAAGCCCAGATGAATTTCAGCACCCTCAAGTATTGCCCCGCCGATCCCCCGACCTCCTTCAGTGGTCACGCGACCTACTACACCCTTTGTTGCACCTTTGCCTGTAGCTACGCCAGCCAGGCCATCGGCCAATACTATTGCGCGGCGTCCTCGGCCGGGGCCAACAACCTCTGGTCCAGTTCGGGATCCTGCGGGGCCTGCATCCAGGCCAATTACGCGGCGGGCGGAACGAGCGTCATCGTGCAGGTGGTGGACAGCTGTCCCACCTGTTCCGGGCCCGATGACCTGGACCTGAGCCAGACCGCTTTCTCCGCGCTGGCCAACACCAGCCTGGGGAACATCAGCATCACTTGGCATTTCGTGGAATGTCCCTTGAGCATCCTCAACGCCAACGCATCCTCGGGGGGGAAGGTCACCTATTTCTACAAGGATGGGGAGACCTCGGGGATCTTCTTCGAGGACTATCTTTTTCCCATCATCTCCGTGGTCACGGGAAAGGGGGAGAGCCTGACCCATTCGGCCGACAACCGCTGGCAATCATCCTCGGGCTACTTCGGTTATTCGGCGAACGCGGTGATGCCGGTGACCATCACCGATGCCCGGGGCAACAAGCTCAACGCCAGCGTGACCCTCACCACCGGGACGGGCAGCTGCGCCGGGGCCCTGAACCCCTGTTATTCCTCGGTCATCGCCGGCGGCGCCTACGCCAGCACGGGCCAACAGTTCCCAGGTTGCGTGGCGGCGCCCACGAATACCCCGACCAACAGCCCGACGAAGACCAACACCCCGACGACGACGGCCACCTTCACTCCGACCAAGACCCATACCCCGACCGCCAGCATGACGCCGTCCTTCACGCCCACCTCCACCGCGACCCGTACCCATAGCCCCACTTCGACCGCCACCGGTACCCCCAGCGCCACCCCTACCCGGACGGCGAGCGCTACGGGCACCTCGACCCCTACGAACACCGGGACTTCCACCTTCACCCGGACTTCCACGCCTAGTGGCACCCCGACCTCGACCGTGACCTCGACACCTTCGCGGACCCCGATGGCTACGGCGTCCTCTACGTCCACCTTCACCCCGACACGGACCAACACGGCTTCGGCCACACCAACAGCCACAGGGGCCAATACGGCCACTTTCACCTCGACCGCGACGGTCTCGATGACACCGACGGCGACCCCTACCGCAACGCCTTCGGCAACGCCGACGAGGACCGCGAGCCCGACGGTTTCTTCCACCCCGACCGCTACCGGCGCCAACACCGCGACCTTCACCTCGACCCCGACGAATACAGCCAGTCGGACGCCTACGGCGTCGGCGACCTACACGGGGACCTCCACCCCGTCCTCCACGAACACCCCGTCTTCCACGGCGACCCCCACCGGGGCCAATAGCGCCACCTTCACCTCGACCCCGACCCGCACCGCCACGGGGACGGCGACCGCCAGTGCGACTTCGACATTGTCCGCGACGGCTTCGATGACGCCGACGGCGTCCCTCACCGCTACGCCTTCGGCGACGCCCACCAAAAGCTCCACTTTCACGGCCACTTTCACCTCGACCCCGACGGCCACGAACGCCAACACCGCCACCCCCACCTCGACCTCCACTTGGACGGGGACATTCACCTGGACCGCGACCCCGACCCGGACCTTCACCGCCACCCCCACGGCGACCTTCACGGGCACCTTTACCTTCACCGCGACGCCCACGGATACGCCCACCACGACGTTCACCCCGACCAAGACCTTCACGCCGACGCCCACCGTTGGCAGGGAAGGCCGTCCCATCCTCTATCCCAACCCGGCGACCGGCCCGACCGTGGCCCTCTATCCCCCTTATTTCAGCGGCGCGAAGGACATGAAGATCCAGGTCTTCACCAGCGCTTTCCGGAAGGTGCGGGAGGATGACCACCCCAACCCCATGCCGGGTGTCGCGGTGACCCTGGAATTGAAGGATCGGATGGGAGTGCCCTTGGCCGACGGGCTTTATTACGTCCTCTGCGACCTGGACGGACGCCGGACCCTCGCCAAACTCCTCATCCTCCGCTGA
- a CDS encoding glycoside hydrolase family 9 protein encodes MKRFGIFLLFASALGPVHGAVLSNIIVDQFGYKPADPKIVIFAQPNTGVGSPSSFNLGAGATFNVINVSNGATVFTGSAVTWGAGATDSTFSGDKVWQGTFTTLSAPGTYYVQVPGGSNPGGQSYNFQVLDSVYNGVVTASQRMFFYQRCGMNISSANGGANWNHTACHEGANQDLVAHLWNANADQGAGTARDVHGGWHDAGDYGKYVTFAHATLWYLMHSAEWYPNGYGDNTNIPESGNGVPDMLDEVKYELDWMLRMQRSSDGALYSMVGYSNASTSNNPGNPANDTAKRYYLNVSTTATATGAMAFALGARLFQAYPLYSSYAVTLQNAAVSAWGYLSANPSPVTFDSTGVSSANANQSSAWDAQARVAAAAELFALTGSATYQTYFDANYNSSAVIESSFRPVSNPPNAGADHFDASLCEPLELGMVSYCLAPGATAAVVTAIKNSLKNECQNYIMNQQVNDPYLGYMYPGHYTWGSNQLKASWGNQLLFAVKTNANPAQNTAYANQAEEYLHYFHGRNPLNWVYLTNMGTQGANLGASKSIMSIYHSWFYQGTTFDGNTGGGAVGPAPGILAGGPNQNFAPDASYSGPTLNPPQGQPPMKSYKDWGNTWPEDSWEVTEPDQGYQGKYQFLLSAFAVNTSPTATPTATPTGTLATATPTPSSTATLTPTATPSPTATVCVVLLNGAETLAENGTWSGTNASRAVTTLNATQGTHSLQVNVTTGASWNDQLFNLTGFTPNDWTSVTQLKLDINVSSSLTAGQGWTQLFLRADSPTTFYQPISGDTPTLVAGQNNDVTFNINWAAGGITQGSSITALEFVYNSGPGTVTGTFYLDNLRLFMGCSTATPTPSNSPTATPTWTPTLSPTNSPTSSPTSSPTASTTPTASFTATPSPSPTNSPTITPTPLGAWNSVFLQPSGPNWVAQSVTLGGRPFKLDDYSYSGYKLSQVGLGDAIPCNNVTVSSSGDITTAVRTGLSTLVGMGGGTLWLPSGSVTLSGTVTITGGNIRILGAGSGATTVVIASSYNPGDKLTEAPFTFMGGGGISYSQWAEPGKAPVTTSCADVNRGDLSVTVGSAASFAVGNWVVVQQYFWPNFSTINSAGNWTTDPPGTGTDGAFSNTLCYPRKITAIAGNVITLDAPIPFSLHNSDATVWFYKPNGGQYIENDGIEGMTIQVLANSNDSGRPAGTALAFKGVFNGWARDVKVLNVAKNGIKPAWSTRITVLDCSITGAQDYGGGGWGYGFYTYASSAVLFKRCTATNLRHNFTTEYAMTNMVVYTRCNSIKTMGNSASVTMECDDTHFAYSQRLLWDMMTQTNNGLLAENRETQSNNAYETFAGGVVWNYSGTSANPYGNWQAGSVQCSPATYTSDSDALIIGPTGGATIYDNSQDLTATYVYGTVMSGNAPQVGPRGNVAYEGIDRANLDPPSLFDAQLQSRLGSLPPDVAPVTCASSPTPTPTPSATSSPTRTPTSTPTFSPTATPSATPSASPTASLTSTATFSATLTPTASPTGTPTDSPTGTLTPPAPTATPTHSPTATRTLTPTLTATATNSPSPTSSPTKTQTPTNTPTTGPVLQVSAGPAAPPDSNQAPGAPQVPVMQVQLQNLTGGPTTVGQISLTASGTGNDQTGITSVKVYLDSNGNGIVDGGDSLLASGTYPANDGTLTVGLSDVLPGSATQDLLIVLDISSSAPSGTYQTSLTGVVVTTGSGSGTATGIPYDGAEVTVGGIPTATPTWSKPVVYPNPSDGTQPIQVAVPLNAPTDVQVRVFTTAFRLVAEKNIHNMTPGSLVKLDPMDQWGSPLASGLYYVVVKTPTGKTVGKILILR; translated from the coding sequence TTGAAACGTTTTGGGATCTTTCTCCTGTTCGCTTCGGCCCTAGGGCCGGTCCATGGAGCGGTCCTGTCGAACATCATCGTGGACCAGTTCGGCTACAAGCCCGCCGATCCAAAGATCGTCATCTTCGCCCAGCCCAACACCGGAGTCGGGAGCCCTTCGAGCTTCAACCTGGGCGCGGGCGCCACCTTCAACGTCATCAATGTCTCCAATGGGGCCACGGTCTTCACCGGGAGCGCGGTGACCTGGGGCGCGGGCGCCACGGACAGCACCTTTTCCGGCGATAAGGTGTGGCAGGGAACATTCACCACCTTGAGCGCGCCCGGGACCTATTACGTGCAGGTGCCCGGCGGCTCCAATCCCGGCGGGCAATCCTACAATTTCCAAGTTTTGGACAGCGTCTATAACGGGGTGGTCACGGCTTCCCAGCGGATGTTCTTCTATCAGCGTTGCGGGATGAATATCTCCTCGGCCAATGGAGGGGCGAACTGGAACCATACCGCCTGCCATGAGGGAGCCAATCAGGACCTGGTCGCCCACCTCTGGAATGCGAACGCCGACCAAGGGGCGGGCACGGCCCGGGATGTGCATGGCGGCTGGCATGACGCGGGGGATTATGGGAAATATGTGACCTTCGCCCACGCGACCCTTTGGTACCTGATGCATTCGGCGGAGTGGTACCCCAACGGCTATGGGGACAACACCAACATCCCCGAATCGGGCAACGGGGTGCCCGACATGCTGGACGAGGTCAAATATGAACTGGACTGGATGCTGCGCATGCAGCGCTCCAGCGACGGGGCCCTTTATTCGATGGTGGGTTACAGCAACGCGAGCACCTCCAACAACCCGGGGAACCCGGCCAACGACACCGCCAAGCGCTACTACCTGAACGTCTCCACCACCGCCACCGCCACCGGGGCCATGGCCTTTGCCCTGGGGGCGCGGCTCTTCCAGGCCTATCCGCTCTATAGCTCCTACGCGGTGACACTGCAGAACGCCGCGGTCTCGGCTTGGGGCTATCTTTCCGCCAATCCCTCGCCGGTCACCTTCGATTCCACCGGGGTTTCCAGCGCCAACGCCAACCAATCCTCGGCCTGGGACGCCCAGGCCCGGGTGGCCGCCGCCGCCGAACTTTTCGCCCTGACCGGGAGCGCCACCTACCAGACCTATTTCGACGCCAATTACAACTCCTCAGCGGTCATTGAAAGCTCTTTCCGGCCGGTCTCCAATCCGCCCAACGCAGGGGCCGACCATTTCGACGCGTCCCTTTGCGAGCCGCTGGAATTGGGGATGGTGTCCTATTGCCTGGCCCCGGGGGCGACGGCCGCGGTGGTGACGGCCATCAAGAACTCCCTGAAGAACGAATGCCAGAACTACATCATGAACCAGCAGGTGAACGATCCCTACTTGGGCTACATGTACCCGGGGCATTACACCTGGGGCTCCAACCAGTTGAAGGCTTCCTGGGGCAACCAACTCCTTTTCGCCGTGAAGACCAATGCCAACCCGGCCCAGAACACGGCTTACGCGAACCAAGCGGAGGAGTACCTCCATTATTTCCATGGCCGAAACCCCTTGAACTGGGTCTATCTGACCAACATGGGGACCCAGGGTGCCAACCTGGGGGCCTCCAAATCGATCATGTCCATCTACCACAGTTGGTTCTACCAAGGGACGACCTTCGACGGGAACACGGGTGGCGGGGCGGTGGGGCCGGCGCCGGGGATCCTGGCGGGAGGACCCAACCAGAACTTCGCGCCCGACGCCTCCTATTCGGGACCGACCCTCAACCCGCCGCAGGGCCAACCGCCCATGAAGTCCTATAAGGATTGGGGGAACACATGGCCCGAGGATTCCTGGGAGGTCACCGAGCCCGACCAGGGATACCAGGGCAAATACCAGTTCCTGCTCTCGGCCTTCGCGGTGAATACATCCCCCACCGCCACGCCGACGGCCACTCCCACGGGCACCCTCGCCACCGCTACGCCGACCCCCAGTTCCACGGCCACCCTGACCCCCACAGCCACTCCCAGCCCCACGGCCACCGTTTGCGTGGTCCTCTTGAACGGGGCCGAGACCCTGGCGGAGAACGGGACCTGGTCGGGGACCAACGCTTCCCGGGCTGTGACCACATTGAATGCCACCCAAGGGACCCACAGCCTGCAGGTGAACGTGACCACCGGCGCCAGTTGGAACGATCAGCTCTTCAACCTGACCGGATTCACCCCCAATGACTGGACCAGCGTCACCCAACTGAAGTTGGACATCAACGTATCCTCCTCCTTGACCGCGGGCCAAGGGTGGACCCAATTGTTCCTGCGCGCCGATTCGCCGACCACTTTCTACCAGCCCATCTCGGGCGACACCCCGACCCTGGTAGCGGGGCAGAACAACGATGTGACCTTCAACATCAATTGGGCGGCGGGCGGCATCACCCAGGGCTCTTCCATCACGGCCCTCGAGTTCGTTTATAACTCCGGGCCTGGCACGGTCACGGGCACCTTCTACCTGGACAACCTCCGCCTTTTCATGGGGTGCTCCACGGCCACGCCGACCCCCTCCAACAGCCCCACGGCGACGCCCACCTGGACCCCCACCCTGAGCCCGACCAACAGCCCCACTTCGAGCCCTACCTCCAGTCCGACGGCTTCGACGACACCGACCGCGTCCTTCACCGCCACCCCTTCCCCCAGTCCGACCAACTCGCCCACGATCACGCCCACGCCCTTGGGGGCCTGGAACTCGGTCTTCCTGCAACCCAGCGGGCCCAACTGGGTGGCCCAGAGCGTGACCTTGGGTGGACGGCCCTTCAAGCTGGATGATTATTCCTACAGTGGTTACAAGCTCTCCCAAGTCGGGTTGGGGGACGCCATCCCCTGCAACAACGTGACCGTCTCGTCCTCGGGGGACATTACGACCGCGGTCAGGACCGGGCTTTCCACACTGGTGGGGATGGGCGGCGGCACCCTTTGGCTCCCTTCCGGCTCCGTGACCCTTTCGGGGACCGTCACCATCACCGGCGGGAATATCCGCATCCTGGGAGCGGGAAGCGGGGCCACCACGGTGGTGATCGCCTCCTCCTATAACCCGGGGGACAAGCTCACCGAGGCGCCCTTCACCTTCATGGGCGGCGGCGGGATCTCCTACAGCCAATGGGCGGAGCCGGGCAAGGCGCCGGTCACGACCAGCTGCGCCGACGTGAACCGGGGGGACCTGTCCGTCACGGTGGGTTCCGCCGCTTCCTTCGCGGTGGGGAACTGGGTGGTGGTCCAGCAGTATTTCTGGCCCAATTTTTCCACGATCAACAGCGCCGGCAACTGGACCACGGACCCGCCGGGTACCGGCACCGATGGGGCCTTCAGCAACACCCTCTGCTATCCGCGCAAGATCACGGCCATCGCGGGCAACGTCATCACCCTGGACGCGCCCATCCCCTTCAGCCTGCACAACAGCGACGCCACGGTCTGGTTCTACAAGCCCAACGGGGGCCAATACATCGAGAACGACGGCATCGAAGGGATGACGATCCAGGTCCTGGCCAACAGCAACGATTCGGGCCGCCCGGCGGGGACCGCCTTGGCCTTCAAGGGCGTCTTCAACGGTTGGGCCCGGGACGTGAAGGTCCTCAATGTCGCCAAGAACGGCATCAAACCCGCCTGGTCCACCCGAATCACCGTCCTGGATTGTTCCATCACCGGGGCCCAGGACTATGGCGGCGGGGGTTGGGGCTACGGGTTCTACACCTACGCCTCTTCGGCGGTGCTCTTCAAACGCTGTACGGCCACGAACCTGCGCCATAACTTCACCACCGAATACGCCATGACCAACATGGTGGTCTACACACGCTGCAACTCCATCAAGACCATGGGGAATTCGGCCAGCGTGACCATGGAATGCGACGATACCCATTTCGCCTATTCGCAAAGGCTCCTGTGGGACATGATGACCCAGACCAATAACGGGCTCCTGGCCGAGAACCGGGAGACCCAAAGCAACAATGCCTATGAGACCTTCGCGGGCGGGGTGGTGTGGAACTACTCGGGAACCTCGGCCAATCCCTATGGCAACTGGCAGGCGGGGTCGGTGCAATGTTCCCCGGCCACCTACACCTCGGATTCGGATGCCCTCATCATCGGCCCCACCGGGGGAGCCACCATTTATGACAATTCCCAGGACCTGACCGCGACCTACGTTTATGGAACGGTCATGAGCGGGAACGCGCCTCAAGTGGGCCCGCGGGGGAACGTGGCCTATGAGGGGATCGACCGGGCCAACCTGGACCCGCCGTCGCTTTTCGACGCCCAGTTGCAAAGCCGGTTGGGTTCGCTCCCGCCCGATGTGGCGCCGGTGACCTGCGCCTCGAGCCCGACGCCCACACCGACCCCTTCGGCCACCTCCAGTCCGACCCGTACCCCCACCTCGACCCCGACCTTCTCGCCGACAGCCACCCCATCCGCGACGCCCAGCGCAAGTCCGACGGCCAGCCTGACCTCGACGGCGACTTTTTCGGCGACCTTGACCCCCACGGCCTCCCCGACGGGGACGCCGACCGATAGCCCTACGGGGACCTTGACCCCTCCGGCCCCCACCGCCACGCCCACCCACAGTCCCACCGCGACCCGGACCTTGACACCGACGCTGACGGCCACGGCCACGAATTCGCCTTCGCCGACCTCCAGCCCGACCAAGACCCAAACCCCGACAAATACCCCGACGACCGGTCCGGTCCTCCAGGTTTCCGCTGGACCGGCGGCGCCTCCGGATTCGAACCAGGCTCCTGGCGCCCCGCAGGTCCCGGTGATGCAGGTCCAGCTCCAGAACCTGACCGGCGGTCCTACGACGGTGGGACAGATCTCCTTGACGGCTTCCGGAACGGGCAACGACCAGACCGGAATCACCTCGGTCAAGGTCTACCTGGATAGCAACGGGAACGGGATCGTGGATGGAGGCGACAGCCTTTTAGCCAGTGGGACCTACCCGGCCAATGATGGGACCCTTACGGTCGGTCTCAGCGACGTCCTACCCGGATCGGCGACCCAAGACCTCTTGATCGTCCTGGATATCTCATCCAGCGCTCCTTCGGGGACCTATCAGACATCCCTGACCGGGGTCGTCGTCACCACGGGCTCGGGGAGCGGAACGGCCACGGGGATCCCCTACGACGGGGCGGAAGTGACGGTCGGTGGCATCCCTACCGCCACTCCGACCTGGTCCAAGCCGGTCGTTTATCCCAACCCTTCGGACGGGACCCAACCCATCCAGGTCGCCGTTCCCCTGAACGCTCCTACCGATGTCCAAGTGCGGGTCTTTACCACCGCCTTCCGCTTAGTGGCCGAGAAGAACATCCACAATATGACCCCGGGGTCCTTAGTGAAGCTTGATCCCATGGACCAGTGGGGGAGCCCCCTGGCCAGCGGGCTCTATTACGTGGTGGTCAAGACCCCTACTGGAAAAACAGTAGGAAAAATCCTCATTTTGCGTTGA